One region of Bacillota bacterium genomic DNA includes:
- the gcvPB gene encoding aminomethyl-transferring glycine dehydrogenase subunit GcvPB, which produces MRKETKLIFEKSVPGRRGYQLPPLDTPPVDLLTWLPPESLRTKPPGLPEISEVDAVRHFTELSQRNYGVDAGFYPLGSCTMKYNPKINEDVSRLKGFTNSHPYQPQSLSQGILELLYRLDKLLSEITGMARMSLVPAAGAHGELAGIMAIKAFHRHHGQQQRTKFLVSDSAHGTNPATAAAAGYETVEVKSNEQGGVDLDELRRLMGDDVAGLMLTNPNTLGLFEKDIVEIATIVHAGGGLLYYDGANANAILGITRPGDMGFDVVHLNLHKTFSTPHGGGGPGAGPIGVKERLVPFLPSPTVEYDGAKYSLDFNRPLSVGRIKNFYGHFLVLVRAYAYILSMGPVGLRQVSEMAVLNSNYMLNKLKDRYDVAYDRICMHEFVLSGQKQKAKGCSTLDIAKRLLDYGFHPPTVYFPLIVKEAIMIEPVESEAVETLDSFIDAMLKIADEVENNPELVKSAPSSTVVGRLDEVKAARQPLLRYS; this is translated from the coding sequence ATGCGTAAAGAAACTAAACTCATCTTCGAAAAGAGCGTCCCTGGAAGGCGGGGCTACCAATTGCCTCCCCTAGATACCCCCCCTGTAGATTTGCTCACGTGGTTGCCCCCAGAGTCGCTTCGCACCAAGCCCCCAGGCCTGCCAGAAATAAGCGAAGTCGACGCTGTGCGCCACTTCACAGAGCTTTCGCAGCGCAACTATGGTGTTGATGCAGGCTTTTATCCACTAGGCTCCTGTACCATGAAGTACAACCCCAAAATTAACGAAGACGTCTCACGCCTAAAGGGCTTTACTAACTCCCACCCCTACCAGCCCCAGTCGTTGTCCCAAGGTATCCTCGAACTACTCTACCGGCTAGATAAGTTACTATCCGAAATAACCGGCATGGCACGCATGTCCCTGGTGCCGGCGGCCGGAGCTCATGGCGAACTAGCTGGCATTATGGCCATTAAGGCCTTTCATCGCCACCATGGTCAGCAGCAGCGCACCAAGTTCCTCGTCTCAGACTCCGCCCATGGAACTAACCCCGCGACTGCGGCTGCAGCAGGCTACGAAACAGTGGAGGTCAAGTCAAACGAGCAAGGTGGGGTGGACTTAGACGAGCTAAGACGCCTCATGGGAGACGATGTGGCCGGGCTGATGCTCACTAACCCCAATACCCTCGGCTTATTTGAAAAAGACATCGTCGAAATCGCCACAATAGTGCACGCTGGCGGTGGACTGCTGTACTACGATGGGGCCAATGCCAATGCCATTTTGGGTATTACTCGCCCGGGCGACATGGGCTTTGACGTGGTGCACCTCAACTTGCACAAAACCTTCTCCACCCCACATGGCGGCGGTGGACCTGGCGCCGGGCCCATCGGAGTGAAAGAGCGCCTTGTACCCTTCTTGCCCAGCCCGACAGTGGAGTATGACGGCGCAAAATACTCTTTGGATTTCAACCGCCCCCTGTCAGTCGGCCGCATCAAGAACTTCTACGGTCATTTTCTCGTACTGGTACGGGCTTACGCCTACATCCTCTCCATGGGGCCTGTGGGTTTGCGGCAGGTCTCGGAGATGGCAGTGCTAAATTCTAACTACATGCTCAACAAACTCAAGGACCGCTACGATGTCGCCTACGACCGTATCTGCATGCATGAGTTTGTGTTGTCTGGGCAAAAACAAAAAGCCAAGGGATGCTCCACCCTTGACATCGCTAAACGCTTACTGGACTATGGTTTTCATCCTCCGACCGTCTACTTTCCATTGATCGTCAAAGAGGCCATCATGATCGAGCCAGTGGAATCTGAAGCGGTGGAAACTTTAGACTCCTTCATCGACGCCATGCTCAAAATAGCGGATGAGGTAGAAAATAACCCGGAACTTGTCAAGAGTGCCCCTAGCAGCACTGTGGTGGGCCGACTCGATGAAGTTAAGGCGGCGCGGCAGCCACTACTCAGATACTCCTAG